TTGATAGCAAACGATCAAGTATCAGCTCATCCTCATTTATGTCAAAGAGACAACGCTTGCATAACACCTCACAGAATCGGTTTTGGAGGCGACTAAAGCTACTAAAGAATAAGCTTTTGGGTGTGAAGATTTCACAATCAACAGAATCTGGAAGAATTATTCCTCTTTCAGTGAATCCAGGTGGAGTAAATGGTTATTATCAAGATGAATATTACTGCCCAAGATCAAAAGCTTACATCGATGAAAGAACTAATGATCCGTATGTCAACAATCTCATAACTTCGTCGAAATACACAATTTATTCGTTTCTTCCAAAACAACTACGAGCTCAATTTTCTAAAATTGCCAACTGTTATTTCATGGTGGTTGCAATAATGCAAATGATACCCGGATGGTCAACTACAGGGCAGTACACTACCATTATCCCATTGTGTATTTTTATGTCCATATCAATGGCAAGAGAAGGTTTTGATGATTGGAAGAGGCATGGACACGACAAAGAGGAGAATAGCAAACTTACCACAGTGATTAGAGAAGACGAAGACTTGAGTAACTTTGATACTCACTCCATCAACACCATTTTGACTGAAACTATTTCAGTAGTTCCTGGGCgtgtttcaaattcagcTGCTTTACCCAGTCTGTCAGTCAACTCCTCTTTATCTGATTTGGAGGACTCCCTCACTGTTGAGAATCTCCTGTTTACCAACAAAGATGCCATGCGAAGATACAATTTGAAGGAAGTGCCTACAAAGTGGAAGAACGTCAAAGTTGGAGACATTGTGAAAATCAACGAGAACGAATGGTTTCCAGCTGATGTGATTTTGATTGCAACAAGTGGAGATGACTTGCAAGAGgcatttgttgaaaccaTGGCTTTAGATGGAGAGACAAACATGAAGTCAAAATTCCCTCACCCGGAAATATCTAAGAAAGCAAGAACTGCGCCCGGGTTGAAGAACTTACACACTTTAATTACCACCGAAGACCCAAACATTGATTTGTACAACTTTGAGGCATCATTTTACATGAATGAACAGGTATACCCCTTGGGTCCTGACAATGTGGTTTATCGTGGTAGTATTTTGAGAAACACGGAATCGGTCTTGGGAATTGTTGTATTCACAGGTGAGGAAACGAAAATCAGAATGAACAACATTAAAAATCCCAGGACCAAAGCACccaaattgcaaaagaataTCAACTATATTGTCATTTTTATGGTCTTCGTCGTGGTGATGTTGTCTGCATTTTCAACTATGGCACAACGTCTCAAATATAACCAAAACAAGAGCAAGGCGTGGTATCTCTACGAAGAAGATGCTGGTGTGGCAGCGACATTAATGGGATTTATCATCATGTACAACACGTTGATTCCATTGTCACTTTACGTCACCATGGAGATTATAAAGGTTATGCAATTGTGTTTCTTACagtttgatattgacaTGTATgatccaaaaacaaatacGCCAGCGGATGCCAAGACTGCAACCattttggaagaattggGACAAGTGTCATACATCTTCAGTGATAAAACGGGTACTCTAACTGATAACAAAATGATATTCAGGAAGCTAAGCGTTTGTGGAGTGAGTTGGCTACATGATTTGGATCTTATGGTTAGCGAGCGTGAAAATCCAGGTGATCAAGATGCTATCAGCTTGGTACAAAGACAAAGCATGCATATTCCAAGACTGTCAACCCTGCAAGCCTTCAGCGGTGCTACCGGCACGAATAGATTTAGCACCACTTCAATTGCACGTGAAAGTATGGACATCAGGCAATCCGGGTTAAGTACAAAGACATGGGTTTCCACGGCACAGCCACATAAAGTTCAAGATACTCTAAACACGTTGCAATTAATCAGACACTTGCAAACAAATTCACAGACTATGTTTTCACGCAAGGTCAAATTTTTCTTATTATCGCTAGCATTGTGCAATACTTGTTCCCCTATTAAGCAAACCCAgaagaaattcaaagtCAGCGACTCGTGCTCATCGTTGGAGGATATTTTGGACACGGATGATGATGCGGCACTCACTTATCAAGCTACCTCACCAGACGAAATTGCATTGGTGCAAGCAGCCAGGGATTTGGGTTACGTAATTTTTGATCGTCAATCTGATAAATTGAGAATAAAGACATACCCTGAAGGTTTTGATAATGACCCAGTTGTAGAGGAGTATCAAGTCTTGGATGTGATTGAGTTTTCATCTGCTAGAAAGAGAATGTCAGTGATTGTAAAGTTTCCAGATGGTAGAATTGCAGTCATTTGCAAAGGTGCTGATAATGTTATATTAGAACACTTGAAAAACTCCAAACTTGCTAAAGAGAAAGCAAAAGACATTTCTATACAGTCAACTGAAAGAAAAATGCAGGAAGCCGATGTGGTTTTACAATCACGGTTCTCACAAGATTTGGAATCGAGAAAATCAGGGTTTTCATTGCGTCAGAGCTTAAATTTGGGTGACCCTCGGATGAACACTATTGATAACGCGTTAATGGGATTTGAtgaggaggaagaggaagaattGGCTGGTATTGCTAACCAAGCAAGAATGTCGctacatcttcaacaagcCAAGAAATACAGCTTGGGGAATAAAAATGCCTCCCCAAGCGAGGCACAAACAAATACAGTTGGACATCACCAATTCATCCCAAATGACAAACTCATActcaatgatgaatttgtaattgaaaaaacatTGGAACATGTTGAGGAATTCTCAATTGAAGGATTGCGTACGTTGCTCTACTCGTTTAAGTGGTTGACCCAGAGAGAATTTGAGGAATGGCATAATGAGTATTCTGAGGCTAAAACGTCATTAAAGGATCGCGCACAAATGGTGGAAGATGTGGGAAGTAAAATTGAGcataattttgaattgttgggTG
The Candida orthopsilosis Co 90-125, chromosome 5 draft sequence genome window above contains:
- a CDS encoding Dnf3 protein (S. cerevisiae homolog DNF3 has phospholipid-translocating ATPase activity, has role in intracellular protein transport, phospholipid and to trans-Golgi network transport vesicle); translation: MIEESSSSKEQTETGENTNRTYMPSPVSNSPHESLSVTEHVSSPITPQEASTNNNNTLPVPNPSHTRRKRGLSLRSQLFNKAFNIHQEKTPSDSDHSTVASKPLDNIELQPISDRVHTAPPQINIDESPDPLPVYESSSSFANKYEPYNVLESHLTKSTTHLTIDSKRSSISSSSFMSKRQRLHNTSQNRFWRRLKLLKNKLLGVKISQSTESGRIIPLSVNPGGVNGYYQDEYYCPRSKAYIDERTNDPYVNNLITSSKYTIYSFLPKQLRAQFSKIANCYFMVVAIMQMIPGWSTTGQYTTIIPLCIFMSISMAREGFDDWKRHGHDKEENSKLTTVIREDEDLSNFDTHSINTILTETISVVPGRVSNSAALPSSSVNSSLSDLEDSLTVENLSFTNKDAMRRYNLKEVPTKWKNVKVGDIVKINENEWFPADVILIATSGDDLQEAFVETMALDGETNMKSKFPHPEISKKARTAPGLKNLHTLITTEDPNIDLYNFEASFYMNEQVYPLGPDNVVYRGSILRNTESVLGIVVFTGEETKIRMNNIKNPRTKAPKLQKNINYIVIFMVFVVVMLSAFSTMAQRLKYNQNKSKAWYLYEEDAGVAATLMGFIIMYNTLIPLSLYVTMEIIKVMQLCFLQFDIDMYDPKTNTPADAKTATILEELGQVSYIFSDKTGTLTDNKMIFRKLSVCGVSWLHDLDLMVSERENPGDQDAISLVQRQSMHIPRSSTSQAFSGATGTNRFSTTSIARESMDIRQSGLSTKTWVSTAQPHKVQDTLNTLQLIRHLQTNSQTMFSRKVKFFLLSLALCNTCSPIKQTQKKFKVSDSCSSLEDILDTDDDAALTYQATSPDEIALVQAARDLGYVIFDRQSDKLRIKTYPEGFDNDPVVEEYQVLDVIEFSSARKRMSVIVKFPDGRIAVICKGADNVILEHLKNSKLAKEKAKDISIQSTERKMQEADVVLQSRFSQDLESRKSGFSLRQSLNLGDPRMNTIDNALMGFDEEEEEELAGIANQARMSLHLQQAKKYSLGNKNASPSEAQTNTVGHHQFIPNDKLILNDEFVIEKTLEHVEEFSIEGLRTLLYSFKWLTQREFEEWHNEYSEAKTSLKDRAQMVEDVGSKIEHNFELLGATAIEDKLQDGVSEAIVKLRRAGIKMWMLTGDKRETAINIGYSCRLIKDYSTVTILSIDEGKKVVSEKISLFLKSIQGGRIAHSVLVIDGGTLAEIENDTQLSTRFFELCVEVDSTVCCRASPSQKANMVSSVRSLRKKAVTLAIGDGANDIAMIQSADIGVGITGREGLQAARSADYAIAQFRFLLKLLLVNGRYNYVRTSKFVLCTFYKELLFYLTQCIYQRNTLFSGSSMYESWSLSMFNTLFTSLPVLCIGMFDKDLKPATLIAVPELYSKGRLYQAFNLRVFLSWMILATLQSVGVEFLALYIWGFTGLRDNTTFALGSLVFSVLVIIINAKCTLLEMQNRQWLSFASFIISVGGLALWNVLIMFLYRSKESTIFFVSYGLTTWGLDQSWWATLLLLVTVPLFFDILIKVFKFMFSPSDDQIFQVYEKDMKWRKLFEQSAYKELFQGWTFPRDPSTTKTQILKLLSKIGINVDLKTGKNIELPANEDELYSQSALNRKRAGTNPMDHELPPSGDGVGVYSNDNQPYEVVDADGYEILPSGKRVKIKTRERRSWPLSKAFGMKKKRASTDSDEDVDAIIDNRLKNLREEEEGR